Sequence from the Catenuloplanes indicus genome:
CAGCCTCACCCGCTCGGCCCAGAACCGGTACGTGTCCGCCGTGTTCGCCCGGCGCAGCTCCGGCTCGCTGGACGGCGCGGCCAGCACGTGCACGCCGCGCCCTGCACCGGTGTAGTGATGGACGGCGCCGTCCGGGACCTCCTCCGGCACGCACGCGGTGACACCGAACGCGCGGCGGATGCCGGCGTGCATCGCGTCCATCTCGTCGTGCGCGCCGGCCAGGCCGGGCAGCGCCCGCTCGGCCGCGGTCAGCGGCCGGAAACTGCCGAGCGCGGTGACCTCCGGCGCGGTCACGCCGGTGTCGCGGTCTCCCAGCAGGAAGGCGGCGTAGTGCGTGCGTTGCAGGCAGGCACGGCCCAGCCCGCCCGGGACCAGCACGTGGTCGTACGCCGGCAGCAGCGGCGGGACCGGCGTCACCAGCCGCAGCGCCGTGGCCGCGTCCATCACCAGGCCGGCCGTCGCGTCGTCGAACGCCGGTGGCGGCACCTCGTACCGTTCGGCCCGGCCGCGGCGGAAGTCCCAGTGGACGGCGGAGAAGTCGTCCAGCCAGTCGAGCAGGTCACCGGCACCGGCGTCGGGCAACCGCCCGCCGAACGCGGCGACCAGCGCCCGCATCGGGGCGGACGACACCCAGGCCGCGACGTCCGCAGCGATCCGCCCCGGTTCGCGATCGTCGTGGCATCGAGGAACCGGAACGGGCGCGAAGCGGGCCATGCACGACCTCCACAGTGGTCCGGAGCCGACCTCGACTTTAATACTCATCGATGGCCGGCTGCGGCCCGCGGGGTCAGATGTGCACGGTCGCGAGCGTGAACGGCACGCCCCCGGTCTCCGCCTCCAGCCGCTCCAGCCCGTCCGCCCACGCCGGCACCGCACCGGACGTGTCCACCGTGCGCGCGATCGTCAGCGTCAGCCCGCCCGCCGTGATCACCGTGGGGTCACCGTCCTTGACCGACGGCCGCGCGTGGACCACCGGTGCCTGACTCGCCGTACCGGTCCCCCGCGCCCGGCAGTCCGGCTCACGCCGCACACCCTCGATCACCTCGTCCGCGCTGCGCGCACCGGTCAGGATCGCGTGCGCCAGCGCGGTCGCGTAGACCGGATCCCCGGCCGCGTCGTAGATCCACCGGGTGCCCAGCACCGAGTGCTCGGACGTACCCAGCAGATACTCGTCCGCTCCGGCCAGCGGCGCACCTCGATAGGTCAGTGGCACGTGATGCAGTTGCCGGTCCTCCCGGTGCCGCACCAGCAACGTCTCGACACCCACCACCCCCGCCGGATCATCGAACCGGAAGGCCGCCACCCGCTCGACCCCCGGACTCGGATAACCGGCGAACCAGGACCGCCCCGGCAGCCATTCATTCAACAGCTCGAGCTTCGTCGGTACGAGCTGCGCCTTGTGCAGGATCGCCATACCTAGACCCTAGAGAGAATCGCCCCCCGCGCCAGCACCGCGTCCGCGACCAGTTCCTCGTCCGCCAGCACCGGCTGCATGCCCAGCCCGGTCCGGTACCCGAACACCGGATCATCGGCGTAGCGGCTGATGATCCGTTCCGGCCGGGCCAGGATCGCGTCCAGCGCCGGGAGCGCGGCCGGCGTGGCGATCCGGCCCAGATGGCGGACCGCACGGTGGCCGGTCGCGGACGGCCGGCCGTCCGCGACCGCGCGGAGCGCGTCGAGCAGGACCGGCACGGCCGGCGCCGGATCGCCGGTCAGCCGCCACCACGCGTGAGCGGCCTCCACCCGGCCCCACTCACCCGGGCCGGTCAGCAGCGCACGGACGTCGTCCCGGTGCGCGGCCGCGAGCGGGCCCAGGTCCGCCAGCCGGGCCAGGTCGGCCCGGCCCGGACCGCGGGTCACCGCCCGGCCCAGCACGGCCAGCGCCAGGGCCGGATCGCCGGTGACCCGCCAGTGTGCCCACGCCGCCACCTGCGTGCCGGGCCAGGGCAGTGCGGTGCCGACGCCGCCGACCCGGGTCGGCCGCAGCCCGCCGGTCGCGAGCGCGCGCAGCGTCTCCGCCGCCGGGGCCGCCGCCACGCCGATCCGGCCGAGGACCACGCAGGCGCGGTACGCGTGCTCGGTCGCCAGCAGCGGCAGCAGGTCCGGCAGCGCACCGGCCGCGTCCGGGCCCCACTCGGCCAGCACCGGGAGCACCATGGCGGCTCCGGAGCCGGCCGCCCGGATCGTCGCGCGCACGCTGGGCAGCAGCACCGCCGCGTGCACGCGCATCGGTCCCAGCACGGTCACCGGGGGCATGAAGCTGCCCACGTTCGTCCCGGCCAGCGACCGCTCCCGCAGCACGGGCAGCACCCGCGGGTCGTCGAGCCGGGTGAGCGCGAGCACTGCGCCGTCCGTATCGCGCTCCAGCGCCCGGACCAGCGCGCCGGCGTGCGGGCGGGCCGCCTCACCCGCCACCGCGAGCAGCTCCGCGGCGGCCCGGCGGACCGCATGGTCGGCGTGCTCCAGACCGTCGGCCGCGGTCGCCCAGAGCGCGGTCCAGGACTCGGGCGGCAGCACGACCGGGCCGCCGGGCCGGGGTACCCGGTATCGCCACACGACCGCCACCGCGGCGCCCACCGCGAGCGCAGCGGTTTCCGGCGTACCCGCACGCCGGGCCGCGGCGGCGAATCGCGCGGCCCGCTCCGGGCGCACGCCGAGGCGTCCGGCCAGCCAGTCGAGACGCCCGCTCCGGGGCGACGCGAAGCGCGGCGAGTCCGGCAGCCGCGACAGGCCCGGCACCGCGAGCAGGCCGGCGGCCACGTCGTCGGCCTCATCGGGCCCGCGCGCACCGCCCTCCGCCGGCGGCACGGCATCGGCGGGCGGGACACGCTCGCCGGTCGGACCGGCCGCACCGTCGGCGTTCACCCCGGCACGGCCGGAACGGCGGGCCAGCGCGGCGACCGCGGCGAGCCGGACCGGTGGTTCGGGATGGGACAGCCAGGAGCGGAACCAGCCGGGCAGGGCCGCGGCCAGGTCGTCGAGCGCGTGCAACAGGTCGGCGAGCGCGGCCGGATCGGATTCGGACCGGGTACGGGCCAGCAGCGCCGCCGCCACACCGGGGTCCGTGGGAGCGACCGCGACCAGCGTCTGCATGACGTGCTGGCGGACGCGCGGGCCGGGGTCGTCGAGCAGCACGAGCAGGTCGGGCACCGCGGTCGCCAGCGCCGCCCGGGCCGCGGCCCGCGTGGACGGTGGCCACGCCTCGCCGATGTGCCGGACGCCGGCGGCCAGCAGGTCCGCGACCGCGGTCCGGCGCGGATCATCGGGGGTCAGGTGCCGGCGCAGGCCGGTGACCAGGTCGTGCAGGACCGGTTGCGGCACCGTCCACCACAGCCGCCTGCCGATCTGATCGACGGCGGCCCGCCCGTCGTGCTCGTGCCTCAACCGCTCCAGCAA
This genomic interval carries:
- a CDS encoding CG0192-related protein; this encodes MAILHKAQLVPTKLELLNEWLPGRSWFAGYPSPGVERVAAFRFDDPAGVVGVETLLVRHREDRQLHHVPLTYRGAPLAGADEYLLGTSEHSVLGTRWIYDAAGDPVYATALAHAILTGARSADEVIEGVRREPDCRARGTGTASQAPVVHARPSVKDGDPTVITAGGLTLTIARTVDTSGAVPAWADGLERLEAETGGVPFTLATVHI